The genomic window CTAGAACTGGCATTGGCACAGCTTCTATATATTTTTCAATCAAGTCGCGCTTGGAGGTGCGATTGCCAATCAACCCAGCTAGACGCAGTGGGTGAGTTCGTGCTTTTTCGCGGACTGAAGCAGCAATCCGATTGGCAGCAAACAAAGCATCAAAGCCGTTGTCTGTAACAATCAGGCAGTAATCTGCATAGTTGAGTGGTGCTGCAAAACCACCGCAAACTACGTCACCCAGAACGTCAAAGAGAATTACATCGTACTCATCAAAGGCGTTGAGTTCCTTAAGTAATTTTACGGTTTCGCCAACTACGTAGCCACCGCATCCAGCACCCGCAGGTGGTCCACCAGCTTCTACGCAATCAACACCACCGTAGCCTTTATAAATAACATCTTCCGGCCAGACATCTTCGTAGTGATAGTCCTTTTCTTGGAGGGTATCGATAATTGTGGGAATCAAAAACCCAGTCAGGGTGAAGGTACTGTCATGTTTGGGGTCGCAGCCAATTTGCAGCACTTTCTTGCCACGTTTAGCTAGGGCGACTGATATGTTACAGCTAGTTGTGGATTTACCGATACCACCTTTTCCGTAGACTGCTAGTTTCACTGTTGTTTGCCTCTTATAGCTTTTTGTCAAACTTGTGGCTCAAACATTTGCCTTCACCTGTCCTGAGATGGCGATGCGTTACGTCTGTGAATGTCATTATTGTGCAAATTACATAGAAAAGAAAGTGGCTCTTAATTTGTAAAACGGTCTTTTTTAATGAATTAGAGCTTAGTTATGCTTATTTGGATTTTTATCAACCCAAAACCCTAAAATAGCTCTAAAAACCATCAAATAGCAGTTTTTATTAATTATTTTTATAAAAATAGTTACAAAATAAAAAAAAATGAAATTGGCTTTTTTGAATGCTTTTAATAGAATTAGCTGATGGTATTACAACGTGTTTTCAGGGCATTGGGGCGCAGCGTCAAGGGTAAACAGAGGTATATACAGACCGATGCTGGAAATACTACTGCAATTTGCGTTAGCGTAGCTCACCGAAGGTATCGCATATAATTTGGCAGTTTTCAGTCGGTAGCCAAGACCTTTTAATTGCTGCTTGAGAGTAAGTTAGTCTGATTTTGTAAAAAATTATTAAATTGCCAAATATTGTCTAAGATTATTAAAATTTTTTAGATGTGCTGATTAAAACCTTGTTTACCGATCATACTTAGAAATGCATATTATTGATCTGCTGCCGCCAGTGAAGGAGGTGGCAGCTTACTAATCGGCATTCCCAGTCAGAGACTCTTAACGAGGCAAATTAGGACACCTCAGTTTCAAGTTCCTGAATTTCCTGTAATGTTTGCCAGCCGGCTTGCCACTGAGAGTTATCTTGTAATAATTTGGCATTTATCCAGAAACGGACTTTAGGATCACAAGCAGCAACCATTTCGGCGTAAACCCACTTAGCCTGATTTTTCCGGTTGACAACTTGGAAGTGCCGCCAACCGTCTACTTTTTGCTGTGCTGTCCACTTAGAACCAACTAGGTAAGGAAATTTCGGTTTTTTAGTCATTTGTTTTTTAGTCATTTGTTATTGGGCATTGGGCATTGTTATTCTTCTTCTGCCCCCTGCTCCCTCACTCCTACGGCTAAGATGTCACCAAATCGCCGTTACGGGTAAACTTATGACAATGCAACTCACTATCTTGCTGGACGCATAGCGAAAACCATCTGATATGGCTCCAGCAGGTGTTGATGTTGTTGGTAATTTTGCGCTTTTTCTTAGAAAGGCGTTGTCTTACGACTTCATTAGGGCAAAGAATTTCTAACGTGCCCATACCATCTTCGTAATTGACGATGCGAAATAGACAGTCTTGCAACATAGCACGGCTGCTGCTGTCAAAGAACCGCTTAAATCGCTGTAGCTTTTCCCCTTCAGTCATTTGGCTGATGGGTTTCATTTTCAAGAAATCTTCATCCTCAAAGTCAAAGTCATCATCTTCAAAGTCGTAGGGGTCAATCATTTTCATCATCCACTAGGCGACCTGGGATTATGGTAACTCTGTGTGGAGGTAGGAGCAGAATAGGTTGAAGCAGAGTATCAACTCGTTCTCAAGGAAGCGGAGGAACTGCGGCAGTACTACGAAGAAGAGAATCGTGAGTTGGTTGAGAAACTTGCCAAGAAGCCGCCACCGCCCGGACGAGAAACGGCTTGGGAAAAACTTCAGACGCAGAAAGCTAGACTTAGAGACAAATTTGAACCCCAGACATGATTTTTCTCGTAGATCATAATCTTGAGGGACACGCACTACTGAATAAGATTTGATTACTTAACTATTATCAATCTTTTCTAAGTGAACGGTATTTGCAGTGGTTCAAATGCGATCGCCATTCGGTGAGTTCAAACGTTGGGTCGCGTAGAGCTATAATTTGATGCAAAGAATTCCAAACTGGAAACATGACAACAGTAGCAATCTTGCCAATATTTGATGCTGATGGTGAAAAAACTTATCGCGCCATTGCAGGGGATAAGCATTCTGTTGGCAAAACTGCGGGGCAAGCCCTAAATGCGTTAACTACTCAGTTGGGTGAAACGGAGTTCAGCGCACTGCTTTTAATTCAAAACTTTAGTCCTGACCCGTTTTTCAGTGCTAAACAACAAGAACGGTTATCGGAATTGATGAGTTTATGGCGGTTAGGACGAGATCATGGGCAAGCATTGCCACCAGAGCTACAAGCAGAGTTAGATACTTTGGTTGAGGCTGAATTAAGAGCAGCAACAGCCCGAACAGCCGCATTGATACAGCAAGAAAGTTCATGAATCGGTATTACGCTGCGATCGCACAACTAGCTAACCATCATTGTGACTACTGCCAAGCCTCTGAACTAATCTTTAACGATAATTAATGAGTTCGGCGACGAAAATAGTTTGTTTGGAGTAAGTCGGGGATTTGGCGGGAACTTAGCCGTGAGTCGATATAGCGGGAGGGCATTTTCTCTTATTCTTGACGTGAATCTGACTGGGGGGGATGCCAACCCGCTTCTACCCAAAAACGACGAGCCACTTGAATCGAAGGCTCATCCCGACGTTCATCATTGAAGTCAAAGCGTTCGCTAGTAGCTCTCCCTATAGGAGTTATACCTACAATTTTTGTCCCGTCTTTAGTCCAAATAAAATGGTCAGACCATTGTTGCTGACGGGGATGAAATAGAGAGACTTGTTCTTGGGTTTTGGGATCAATACCTACTGTAAAATTATAGTGACGCTCATTACAGCGATGACAAGCTAATGCCAAATTACCCAGTTCATCAGAACCACCCAAAGACTGCGGCATGATATGGTCAATTGTAAAACGGTCTGGACTCAAGTATTCTGGAGAATGACAGTATTCGCAGAGATATTCAGATCGTTTTCTTACAAGTCTTCGAGTTTGTTCGGACACCATTTACTTTTCGCCGCTAGTTGAGCGTTAATCAAGGTAAATATTCGCTCTAATTCGGAGATACCTACATATTCAGCTTCTTCTTCAGGAGTCAGTGCATCAGCTTTTTTCTTCTGCAACAGTTCTTCAAAACGAGACTGTAGCTCATCGGTAAATTTAAACAGATAAATGTCACCAAATTCGCTCATACTGATACCAGAAGACATTAAAGATGAGGGTTGAATCATCAATTGAGTAGTCATTGTGTGTTCACAGTACTTTTGGTTCTATTGTGCCTCAATTCATCAATGATTATAACAGTTTTGGCGAGTACGACACCGCAACTATCAAGTTTTATATAATTCATAAATTCATCATGTTGTTGATACAGGAATAGAAGTAGTAGGAGCAGAAGTAGGTGATGAATTTAGCCAAAAATTAAAAATTTATTGGAGAGCAACATTAAGTTTTTTACAAAAAAATTCCGTTTCTTCAATAGTAATTTTTTTAGAGTGTGATTTTGTTTTTTTATCTACTGGATGATCAACACGGTTCCGCATAGAGCCAAGTTCTTTCCAGGTTTCGCAGCCATTTGGAAGGGAAGTTGTAAAAACTTTTCTGTCTGTAAGAGATGCATAACCGTCATGTAATCCTGATTCTGAGGGAAAAGTGTATTCATAAAAAGCAATTAAAGTAAGATGTGCAAATTGATGAAAAGTTCTGATATAGGCATTAGGTGATTTATGATAACTACTGACAAACTCAAAATTACTGACTTGAAATCTCCTCTTGCATCAGGATGCGCTATTAGTGAAACCGATACACCTTGCTTAAACGCTTCCTCCACCTGTTCTCGTCAGTCGGATTCATCTAGCCAAACTTTAAGATCGCCGAGTTGCAAAACATCCAGCAAAATTTCTTTATCAGAGAATGTTTTAAAAGGGTTTTTGCTCTCATAGTTGGCACAGCGAAGCATCTCAGTACATGGCTAAAAGCTTGAGAATCGCACATAAGAAAATCGGATCTAGGGGAAAATACCACTTTTACAAGACGTGAACACCGATCTAGGCGATCGCCCCCTTCTTCTTACAATATCCATTATGAGAACAAAAATTTTCCTTTCCTTGGGGTCTAACCTACAGAAAGCCACCGTGGACTGAGGTCAGCCGCGCAAAGCGCTTTTACGATGTCTAATATGGTTCGTTCCTGAAAAAGCCTATGCAACCTACTAATCCTAACCAATTTACAGAAAAAGCCTGGGAAGCGATCACCCATACCCCGGATATTGTTAAACAATATCAACAACAGCAGATAGAAAGTGAACACCTGATGAAAGCGCTGCTAGAACAAGATGGTCTAGCAACTGGGATTCTCACCAAAGCGGGTGTTAACCTCCAAAAACTGCGCGATCGCACTGAACAATTTTTCCAACGTCAGCCGAAAGTATCCGGTAGCAGTAGTTCTGTCTACTTGGGACGCAGCTTGGATACACTGTTAGATCGGGCAGACGGATATCGCAAAGAGTTTCAAGACGAATATATTTCAATTGAACACTTATTGCTGGCTTACGCTAAAGATGACCGCTTTGGCAAAGGTTTATTCCAAGAGTTTGGTTTAGACGAAGGCAAACTCAAAAATATTATTAAACAAATTCGTGGGAGTCAAAAAGTGACCGACCAAAATCCAGAAGGCAAATACGAAGCACTGGAAAAATACGGGCGTGACCTTACAGAAGCCGCGCGTAAAGGTCAACTCGATCCAGTGATTGGGCGAGATGATGAGATTCGCCGCACTGTGCAAATTCTATCTCGCCGTACCAAAAATAACCCTGTGCTAATTGGTGAACCGGGTGTTGGTAAAACTGCGATCGCCGAAGGATTAGCACAGCGCATTATCGCAGGTGATGTACCCCAATCTCTCAAAGACTGCAAGCTAATCGCTTTAGATATGGGTGCTTTGATTGCGGGGGCAAAATTCCGGGGTGAATTTGAAGAACGCTTGAAAGCAGTATTAAAAGAAGTTACTGAATCTAGCGGCAAAATTGTTTTATTTATTGATGAAATTCACACCGTTGTCGGCGCTGGTGCAACCCAAGGGGCGATGGATGCTAGTAACTTGTTAAAACCAATGTTGGCGCGGGGCGAATTGCGCTGTATTGGGGCGACAACTCTGGATGAATACCGCAAACATATCGAAAAAGATGCCGCACTGGAAAGACGCTTCCAACAAGTTTATGTGGATCAGCCTAGTGTAGAAGATAGTATTTCGATTTTGCGCGGGTTGAGAGAACGTTATGAAAACCACCACGGGGTGAAGATTTCTGATAGTGCTTTAGTTGCAGCAGCTGTATTGTCGAGTCGATATATTAGCGATCGCTTCTTACCAGATAAAGCAATTGACTTGGTAGACGAAGCCGCCGCTAGACTGAAAATGGAGATTACCTCCAAACCAGAAGAACTCGACGAAATTGACCGCAAGATTCTGCAATTGGAAATGGAGAAGCTTTCACTGCAAAAAGAAAGCGATGCAGCTTCTCGTGAACGTCTAGGAAGACTGGAAAAAGAAATTGCCGATCTTAAAGAAGAACAAAGAACCCTGAATAGTCAATGGCAATCAGAAAAGGATATCATTGACAAAATTCAGTCCGTTAAAAAAGAGATTGAACGGGTCAACTTAGAAATTCAGCAAGCAGAACGCGACTACGACCTTAACCGCGCTGCGGAGTTGAAATACGGTAATTTAACCAGTTTGCATCGCCAATTGGAAGCAGTAGAAAATGAATTGGCAAACACTCAAAGAAGTGGTAAATCACTATTACGGGAAGAAGTAACAGAAGCTGATATTGCCGAAATTATTTCTAAATGGACAGGAATTCCGATCAGCAAGTTGGTGGAATCAGAGAAAGATAAACTGCTGCATTTAGAAGATGAACTACACCGCCGCGTGATTGGACAAGAAGAAGCAGTCACAGCCGTAGCAGATGCAATTCAGCGATCGCGGGCTGGACTAGCTGATCCTAATCGCCCCATCGCTAGCTTTATTTTCCTTGGGCCTACGGGTGTGGGTAAAACCGAGTTGGCGAAAGCGCTGGCGGCGTATATGTTCGATAGCGAAGATGCGCTGGTGCGAATCGATATGTCTGAGTATATGGAGAAACACGCCGTTTCTCGCTTAATTGGTGCGCCTCCAGGATATGTAGGTTACGAAGAAGGCGGACAACTTACAGAAGCGATTCGGCGGCGTCCTTACTCAGTGATTCTCTTCGACGAAATCGAGAAAGCACACCCCGATGTATTTAATATATTCCTGCAAATTCTCGATGATGGTCGTGTCACTGATGCCCAAGGTCATAAAGTGGACTTCAAGAACGCTATTATCATCATGACCAGCAACATCGGTTCGCAGTACATTCTTGATGTTGCCGGGGATAACGCCCACTACGACGAAATGCGCCGTCGAGTCATGGAGGCGATGCGGAATAGCTTCCGTCCAGAGTTCCTGAACCGGATTGACGAAATCATCATCTTCCACGGTTTAGATAAGAAAGAATTGCGGCAAATTGTGCTGTTGCAAGTGGAAAGATTGCGGCAAAGACTGAGCGATCGCAAAATATCCCTCAAGCTCTCGGATGCTGCACTTGACTTTTTAGCAGAAGTAGGCTATGACCCCGTATATGGGGCGCGTCCACTAAAGCGGGCGATTCAGCGGGAGTTAGAAACTCAAATTGCTAAATCCATCTTGCGCGGCGAATTCAACGACGGCAACACTATTTTTGTAGATGTGCAAAATGAGCGTCTTTCTTTTAGTCGCCTACCTGTTGAGGTATTTACTAGCTAATTCAGTAAGTAATAACCTCCCGCAAAGACGCAAAGTTAAACAAATGCGTCTTTGCGTTTTTTTGTGACATTGCTTTTACTGATTCTTACAAAGCACTTGTCGCATTTTACGCATATTTGCAGGCAACTCTAAGTTCATTGCTTGTTGAATAAAAATTGATGGAATCGGAATAAGAGGTGTAGCTTGCACAGTATAAGCAAGTATTGTGCCATTCCCACAATCTTTTAGTTCTAAATTGGCGTTAAAGTCCTCAAAAGTCCCTTTTTCCATGCGAAATTGGATTTGCTGCCCCAGCACTTCCATGACGTTGAGGTAAATTTCAACTTGAGCGGTGAAAAAGAAAAAGGCTTTTTGTGCTGCTTGATACAGATGCTTCACTTCACCTCTGTACATCACTTCGCTTTTAGTGATGTCGGGAAAATATTGCACCCACCGGGGATAATCAGTTAATTGTTGCCAAACTTGCGATCGCACCATCGGCAAATACATCCACGCTGTCACAGCGCCACCCCACATCTTGTGCGATCGCGTTTCTACCAAAATTTCACCCTGTACTAGCAACCTTTGCTTGTCTTGACTCCAAGCCATATCTGAACCTGCAATAATTGAGTCTGATATATAAGAAGATGCAGACATAATGATTTTAGTTACTCCTCAACTCATCCACCTAACGGAATTGAAACTACAAGCTATAAAACTTGATTTAGATCCAACCCACTAAATTTTAGTTCCAGTCTAATGCTATCTTTTCCATAAACAGTGAATTTTCAGTAATTATTTCAGTCACTTTACTGTAAAAACTGTAGTTCTTATCACAATTAACACAATTAATACTTAAGTTAATTTTATCAGAGCAATATTTGGAGATGAAAAACTGCGTTGTTAACAGCTAGAATGGCACAAACACAACCTAATATCAAGCACCTTACCCCAGCGTTTGGATAGTATCTCTCTATTTTTACGTGTTATTTCTGATGAAACTGCAAATTCATCGTAACTTCATATCTTATTGTCAATATCAAGTGTAATCTCTGTTGAGTTGAGAGGAAAACTAGGTGAGTCAATCTTCTTTAAATCGTAGATTAATCCAGATTTTTGGTATTCTTCTTGGCATTAGTGTAGCTGTTTGGGTACTAAGAGGCTTTGGTATTCTCACTTTTATTCCAGGTGGAATTATTTGGCTACTACTACTAGGAGCGATCGCGATCGCGATTATCAGTTACGCCCAAAGGAGATGGTGGCGTATTTAATCTAATTTCTTTTGAGGATAGCTGGGATAATCTCGGAAATTTCCCCCAAGGGTACACGCCTTTATTTGATGATTTTCATGCCCTAGTCTCCTCTTAAGAATTGTGGCGTGCCTATTTTGACACACTGCCAAAAGGATTTAATAGGGAAGCAAGGCCAACAATTTACTAGGGGAAACGAACATGGCAAAGTATATATGTACTCTTTGCGCCTATGAATATGACCCAGAACAAGGCGATCCAGATAGCGACATAGCACCGGGAACAGCCTTTGAAAATATACCAGATGATTGGTCATGTCCAGTTTGCGGTGCCACAAAAGACCAATTTGAACTAGTTGAAGAGTGAAGATAACGGCTAGCCTAGTAAGGTACGTGCTATTGAGAAATTTTAGAACTTGCTACCGTTACGAATCGTAGTTATTGGGGGTGGGGCAGCGGGATTTTTTGGCGCGATCGCTTGTGCTAAAGCCAATCCTGATGCCCAAGTTACTTTACTCGAAGCCAGTCGCCAACCCCTAGCGAAGGTGCTAATTTCTGGTGGCGGCCGCTGCAACGTCACTCACGCTTGCTTTGACCCTGAGGAGTTAGTCCAAAATTACCCCAGAGGGGCAAAAGCTTTGCGAGGTGCTTTGACTCGTTTTGGCCCTCAAGATACAGTAGCTTGGTTTGCTGCTGGTGGAGTCTATCTCAAAACTGAAGCTGATGGCCGGATGTTTCCTGTCACCAATACTTCAGAAACTATTGTGGAATGTCTGATTAAAGCGATGGCAACATCTGGGGTAAAACTCCGTATCGGTACACCTGTAACTTCGGTGAGAACCTCAGCAGATGGGGGGTTTGATATTTTTCTGAAGTCAGGAGATCCGATTAAATGCGATCGCCTACTTCTTGCGACCGGCAGCAGCCTTGCGGGTTATAAAATTGTCCAGGAGTTAGGTCATCAAATTGAACCGCCAGTACCCTCGTTATTTACCTTCAACATTGTTGATCAAAAGTTGAGGGAGTTAGCTGGAGTTAGCGTTAACCCTGCCCAATTGCGGTTATCTGTGGGCGGAAAATCCCAATTAGAACAAACTGGGCCATTACTAATTACCCACTGGGGTTTGAGTGGCCCCGCAATTCTGAAGCTTTCTGCTTGGGGTGCGAGAGTTCTGCACGAAAGCCGCTATCAAGCCAGATTATTGATTAATTGGCTGCCCGATTTGCGCCAAGAACAAGTGCGAGAAAAAGTTTTAGCAGTTAAGGATGAATGGGGAAAGAAAGCGATCGCATTGCATCGTGGCGTTGATCTACCCCATCGTCTCTGGCAATATATCATCGCCCGTGCAGGCATTACCACAGAAGACCGTTGGGCAGAAATATCTAGTAAAACCTTAAATCAACTGGTGCAAGAACTTACTCAGGGACAATACTTAACTAACGGTAAAGGAGCCTTCAAAGAAGAATTTGTTACCTGTGGCGGCGTCCACCTCAAAGAAGTCAACTTCAAGACGATGGAAAGTAGGTTAGTTCCTGGTCTTTATTTTGCCGGAGAAATCTTAGATATTGATGGCGTCACCGGTGGGTTTAACTTCCAAAGTGCTTGGACAACCGGGTATTTAGCAGGCGTAGCAATGGCGACTAGCGACTAGTACCGCAAGGCGGAAGTCAAACAATTTTGGATTTTGGATTTTGGATTTTGGATTAACCCCGTGCCTCTTGGGTACGGGGCTTGAAGATTTTAGATTGACGATTTTGAATTTATTCCGCCCACCAGGGGCGGGGCATGAACCGAAGTAATTCTTCGTTTTTTAATCTAAAATCTAAAATCTAAAATCTAAAATTCGTAGTCAAAAGTCACTCATTCAAAAGTATTACGGAATAAGCTCTTTAGGGTTTTTAAATGGTTGCTCTATTTCCGCCGTGTTGTACTAGTACAAAGCAGCGGAAATAAAGCTACCATCCTTTGTAGATCAATTTTGAACATACTCAACAATGAAATTCAGCGAAATCCTCCGCCAATTTGGTGACGCGCCCACCAATCATAGCCTGACTAGCAACCAAGACCATGACCCAGAAATTACAGGGGTAGCAGCCATTGATGAAGCTAGCAACGGTACTCTCAGCTACGTAGAAAGTGCAAAATTTGGGTCTTTTATCAGCAAGACTAATGCTAGTGCTTTAATTTTGCCCCAGGACGAAAAATTACAGGCGCTTGCCCAGGAGAACGGTATTGTCTGGTTAGCGACCCCAGATCCGCGATTATTATTTGCCAAAGCGATCGCACTTTTTTACCAACCATATCGCCCCGTCCCAGAAATTCATCCCACCGCTGTGATTCACTCCACCGCAAAAGTTGGTAGCGATGTTTACATTGGCCCCCATGCTGTGATTCAACAAGGGGTAGAAATTGGCAATGGCGCAATCATTCATCCGAATGTGGTGATTTATCCAGATGTTAAAATAGGCGATCGCACCACCTTACACGCCAATTGCACCATCCACGAACGCACCCACATCGGTGCAGATTGCGTCATTCACAGTGGTGCTGTCATCGGTGCAGAAGGCTTTGGTTTTGTTCCTACCCGGACTGGTTGGTTCAAAATGGAACAATCCGGCTATACAGTTTTAGAAGATGGCGTGGAAGTTGGCTGCAACAGTGGCATTGACCGCCCAGCCGTCGGAGAAACACGCGTAGGTCGCAATACAGTAATTGATAGCTTAGTGCAAATAGGTCACGGTTGCAAAATTGGTTCTGGCTGTGCGATCGCAGGTCAGGTTGGCATGGCGGGAGGTGTTCAACTGGGAAATCGCGTTATTTTAGCTGGACAAACAGGAATAGTTAATCAAGTGAAGATGGGAGATGGGGCAATGACATCTGCTCAAACTGGAATTCACAACGATGTTGCAGCAGGAGAAATTGTCTGCGGAACTCCAGCCCTTCCTTACAAAGCATATCTTAAGGTATGTGCTGTTTATAGTCGCCTGCCAGATATGTATCAATCGCTAAAACAATTGCAACGTAAATTCAAAGATAGCAATGATTAATAGGAGCTAGTACCGCAAGGCGGAAGTCAAAAGTCAAAAGTCACTCATTCAAAAGTCAAAAGTATTACGGAATCGGCTTTTTAGGGTTTTTAAATGGTTGCTCTATTTCCACCGTGGCGTACTAGTAAGTTAAAAGATAAAATTGACATCCTCCCACCGCTAATCAGGAGTACCTGATATAGCGGGGGATTCCAAAGATTGCTCTTTGGGTTTCCTCTTTCCACGAGTTGATTTGCTTGAAGGAGTCTCCTCACCCAAGTATTGATCAGTCTCTCCAGAGGCGTTAGTTCCGACGTGACCCGCCGTACTCAATCCTTTTTCTAATATGTTCCGTGCGGCGTTCCAGTCCCGGTCTTGGGTGTATCCACAGTGAGGACAAATATGAGTTCTAGTGCTAAGAGTTTTTTTGACCTCGCGCCAACAGTTAGAACAATTCTGGCTGGTGTAGTGAGGTGGAACTGCAATTGTCACCACGCCAAAAACTTTACCGAAGTACTCAACCCATTCACGAAACAGCGACCACGAAACATCATTAATCGATTTAGCCAAGCGGTGATTCTTGACCATATTCCGCACCATCAAATCTTCATACGCCACGAGGTCGTTAGACCTCACTACGCACCTTGCTGTCTTAACAGCAAAGTCTTTACGCTGGCGACTTACTTTGAGGTGTTTACGCGCAAGTTTATTTCTCTTCTTGATTCTGTTTTGAGAACTTTTTTTAGTCTTAGACATCCGGCGTTGCAATCGCTTCAAAGACTTCTCGCTTTTACGAAGATGTCGAGGATTCGCAACCGTTTCCCCATTACTATCGGTGTAGAAGTGGTTCAATCCCACGTCAATACCAATAGTTTTACCCGTTGGTTCTCGTCTTTCTACTCGTTCTTGGTCAATGCAAAATTGAACATAGTACCCATCAGCACGACGCACAACCCGCACTCTTTTAAACTGTTTAAGCTGGTAGAAATGCAAGTCACGGGTTCCCCAGAGCTTAAAGG from Nostoc sp. UHCC 0926 includes these protein-coding regions:
- the bchL gene encoding ferredoxin:protochlorophyllide reductase (ATP-dependent) iron-sulfur ATP-binding protein, with the translated sequence MKLAVYGKGGIGKSTTSCNISVALAKRGKKVLQIGCDPKHDSTFTLTGFLIPTIIDTLQEKDYHYEDVWPEDVIYKGYGGVDCVEAGGPPAGAGCGGYVVGETVKLLKELNAFDEYDVILFDVLGDVVCGGFAAPLNYADYCLIVTDNGFDALFAANRIAASVREKARTHPLRLAGLIGNRTSKRDLIEKYIEAVPMPVLEVLPLIEDIRVSRVKGKTLFEMAEQDPSLDYVCDYYLNIADQILARPEGVVPNDTPDRELFSLLSDFYLNPGKPQVPNSEEELDLMIV
- a CDS encoding TIGR02450 family Trp-rich protein — protein: MTKKPKFPYLVGSKWTAQQKVDGWRHFQVVNRKNQAKWVYAEMVAACDPKVRFWINAKLLQDNSQWQAGWQTLQEIQELETEVS
- a CDS encoding HNH endonuclease, with translation MVSEQTRRLVRKRSEYLCEYCHSPEYLSPDRFTIDHIMPQSLGGSDELGNLALACHRCNERHYNFTVGIDPKTQEQVSLFHPRQQQWSDHFIWTKDGTKIVGITPIGRATSERFDFNDERRDEPSIQVARRFWVEAGWHPPQSDSRQE
- the clpB gene encoding ATP-dependent chaperone ClpB — encoded protein: MQPTNPNQFTEKAWEAITHTPDIVKQYQQQQIESEHLMKALLEQDGLATGILTKAGVNLQKLRDRTEQFFQRQPKVSGSSSSVYLGRSLDTLLDRADGYRKEFQDEYISIEHLLLAYAKDDRFGKGLFQEFGLDEGKLKNIIKQIRGSQKVTDQNPEGKYEALEKYGRDLTEAARKGQLDPVIGRDDEIRRTVQILSRRTKNNPVLIGEPGVGKTAIAEGLAQRIIAGDVPQSLKDCKLIALDMGALIAGAKFRGEFEERLKAVLKEVTESSGKIVLFIDEIHTVVGAGATQGAMDASNLLKPMLARGELRCIGATTLDEYRKHIEKDAALERRFQQVYVDQPSVEDSISILRGLRERYENHHGVKISDSALVAAAVLSSRYISDRFLPDKAIDLVDEAAARLKMEITSKPEELDEIDRKILQLEMEKLSLQKESDAASRERLGRLEKEIADLKEEQRTLNSQWQSEKDIIDKIQSVKKEIERVNLEIQQAERDYDLNRAAELKYGNLTSLHRQLEAVENELANTQRSGKSLLREEVTEADIAEIISKWTGIPISKLVESEKDKLLHLEDELHRRVIGQEEAVTAVADAIQRSRAGLADPNRPIASFIFLGPTGVGKTELAKALAAYMFDSEDALVRIDMSEYMEKHAVSRLIGAPPGYVGYEEGGQLTEAIRRRPYSVILFDEIEKAHPDVFNIFLQILDDGRVTDAQGHKVDFKNAIIIMTSNIGSQYILDVAGDNAHYDEMRRRVMEAMRNSFRPEFLNRIDEIIIFHGLDKKELRQIVLLQVERLRQRLSDRKISLKLSDAALDFLAEVGYDPVYGARPLKRAIQRELETQIAKSILRGEFNDGNTIFVDVQNERLSFSRLPVEVFTS
- a CDS encoding SRPBCC family protein, with the translated sequence MSASSYISDSIIAGSDMAWSQDKQRLLVQGEILVETRSHKMWGGAVTAWMYLPMVRSQVWQQLTDYPRWVQYFPDITKSEVMYRGEVKHLYQAAQKAFFFFTAQVEIYLNVMEVLGQQIQFRMEKGTFEDFNANLELKDCGNGTILAYTVQATPLIPIPSIFIQQAMNLELPANMRKMRQVLCKNQ
- the rd gene encoding rubredoxin, coding for MAKYICTLCAYEYDPEQGDPDSDIAPGTAFENIPDDWSCPVCGATKDQFELVEE
- a CDS encoding NAD(P)/FAD-dependent oxidoreductase, which encodes MLPLRIVVIGGGAAGFFGAIACAKANPDAQVTLLEASRQPLAKVLISGGGRCNVTHACFDPEELVQNYPRGAKALRGALTRFGPQDTVAWFAAGGVYLKTEADGRMFPVTNTSETIVECLIKAMATSGVKLRIGTPVTSVRTSADGGFDIFLKSGDPIKCDRLLLATGSSLAGYKIVQELGHQIEPPVPSLFTFNIVDQKLRELAGVSVNPAQLRLSVGGKSQLEQTGPLLITHWGLSGPAILKLSAWGARVLHESRYQARLLINWLPDLRQEQVREKVLAVKDEWGKKAIALHRGVDLPHRLWQYIIARAGITTEDRWAEISSKTLNQLVQELTQGQYLTNGKGAFKEEFVTCGGVHLKEVNFKTMESRLVPGLYFAGEILDIDGVTGGFNFQSAWTTGYLAGVAMATSD
- the lpxD gene encoding UDP-3-O-(3-hydroxymyristoyl)glucosamine N-acyltransferase, which encodes MKFSEILRQFGDAPTNHSLTSNQDHDPEITGVAAIDEASNGTLSYVESAKFGSFISKTNASALILPQDEKLQALAQENGIVWLATPDPRLLFAKAIALFYQPYRPVPEIHPTAVIHSTAKVGSDVYIGPHAVIQQGVEIGNGAIIHPNVVIYPDVKIGDRTTLHANCTIHERTHIGADCVIHSGAVIGAEGFGFVPTRTGWFKMEQSGYTVLEDGVEVGCNSGIDRPAVGETRVGRNTVIDSLVQIGHGCKIGSGCAIAGQVGMAGGVQLGNRVILAGQTGIVNQVKMGDGAMTSAQTGIHNDVAAGEIVCGTPALPYKAYLKVCAVYSRLPDMYQSLKQLQRKFKDSND
- a CDS encoding RNA-guided endonuclease InsQ/TnpB family protein → MLVFEAKVEGTNGQYRALDEAIRTARFVRNASLRYWMDNKGIGRYDLSKFCAVLAANTDFPWVSKLNSMARQASAERAWNAIARFFDNCKKSFPGKKGFPRFKKEQTHGSVEYKTCGWRLSDDRRYITFSDGFKAGTFKLWGTRDLHFYQLKQFKRVRVVRRADGYYVQFCIDQERVERREPTGKTIGIDVGLNHFYTDSNGETVANPRHLRKSEKSLKRLQRRMSKTKKSSQNRIKKRNKLARKHLKVSRQRKDFAVKTARCVVRSNDLVAYEDLMVRNMVKNHRLAKSINDVSWSLFREWVEYFGKVFGVVTIAVPPHYTSQNCSNCWREVKKTLSTRTHICPHCGYTQDRDWNAARNILEKGLSTAGHVGTNASGETDQYLGEETPSSKSTRGKRKPKEQSLESPAISGTPD